In a genomic window of Erigeron canadensis isolate Cc75 chromosome 5, C_canadensis_v1, whole genome shotgun sequence:
- the LOC122601032 gene encoding F-box/kelch-repeat protein At3g23880-like: protein MTLEQAEKMVESVPLPKAKDDIILEILLRFPVKSLLRCKSVCKSWRSLISNPLFIKSHLKLSSTNIAHHRLIFTYNKEKNLRTCPLDDIVFEKSVVNSLDQVCPSDGRWKSGYAFPLKIIGSCNGLVCIVFFRSEGNILFIWNPSTKISTRLYSTFDMSPPPAGKENVVYGFAYDKATDDYKIVAVSLCDQNKVIMYSLKTRNWKQIGDFPNGYPVNMSGVFSNGFLHWMATPTPREYNEPIYLCTIVSLDLDNKTHGEVSQPMYDEDGKVGTLGALGEWLCVLCDYRVTCADLWVMKVYGVEDSWTRLASITYPADISSPYYDWPLFIGKDGTILLHSGWNLVVCNTNDGSFSNIKKFGRCTTNATIFVESLVSPYPQNSPGSTFCSL, encoded by the coding sequence ATGACGCTCGAACAAGCAGAGAAAATGGTAGAATCGGTTCCTCTACCTAAGGCTAAGGATGATATCATTCTGGAAATTTTGTTGAGGTTTCCGGTCAAATCGTTGTTAAGATGTAAGTCTGTTTGCAAGTCATGGCGGTCTTTGATTTCCAACCCTCTTTTCATTAAATCCCATCTTAAACTATCATCGACTAATATTGCACATCATAGATTAATTTTCACTtacaacaaagaaaaaaaccttAGAACTTGTCCtcttgatgatattgtgtttgagAAATCTGTTGTTAATTCCTTGGACCAGGTTTGTCCATCTGATGGTCGATGGAAAAGTGGTTATGCTTTTCCTCTAAAAATCATCGGTTCATGTAACGGATTAGTATGCATTGTATTCTTTCGTTCAGAGGGGAATATTCTGTTTATTTGGAACCCAAGTACCAAAATTTCGACTAGGTTATATTCCACTTTTGACATGTCGCCTCCGCCTGCTGGAAAGGAGAATGTGGTGTATGGTTTTGCGTATGACAAGGCTACCGATGATTACAAAATTGTAGCAGTATCTCTGTGTGACCAAAACAAAGTGATAATGTATTCATTGAAAACTAGAAATTGGAAGCAAATTGGTGATTTTCCTAATGGTTATCCGGTGAATATGTCTGGTGTCTTTTCAAATGGATTTCTTCATTGGATGGCTACACCTACACCTAGAGAGTATAACGAGCCAATCTATCTGTGTACGATAGTTTCTTTGGATTTAGATAACAAGACACATGGTGAAGTTTCACAACCTATGTATGATGAAGATGGTAAAGTTGGTACGCTAGGGGCTTTGGGAGAATGGTTATGTGTGCTTTGTGATTATCGTGTAACTTGTGCAGATTTATGGGTAATGAAAGTGTATGGCGTGGAAGACTCTTGGACTAGATTGGCTTCCATCACATATCCAGCTGATATTTCATCTCCTTATTATGATTGGCCTTTGTTTATCGGAAAGGATGGGACAATTTTATTGCATTCGGGGTGGAATTTGGTTGTGTGCAATACCAATGATGGTTCATTTTCCAATATCAAAAAATTTGGAAGATGTACTACTAATGCGACTATCTTTGTTGAGAGTTTGGTTTCACCCTATCCCCAGAACAGCCCTGGTTCCACTTTTTGTTCGTTGTAA